Proteins co-encoded in one Kutzneria chonburiensis genomic window:
- a CDS encoding helix-turn-helix transcriptional regulator produces MELDTAATTLTRVPVLVRATDPILQGGVAVTLRTRPEVRLVDEDHAEARSAVVFVVADRLDDHAVKLLRTLQCGGHTKVALIAGQIDDNEILTAVENGVCAVARRSEVSADALVRLAQAVNTGEGALPPDLLGRLLDRVARLQRNVLEPRGLHLGGTSARETEVLRLVAEGFSTKEIAEQLCYSQRTVKAIMHDITNRFHLRNRPHAVAYALREGLI; encoded by the coding sequence ATGGAACTTGACACGGCGGCAACCACGCTGACCCGGGTCCCGGTGTTGGTGCGGGCCACGGATCCGATCCTCCAGGGAGGGGTTGCCGTCACGCTGCGCACCAGGCCGGAGGTCCGCCTGGTCGACGAGGACCACGCGGAGGCGAGATCGGCGGTGGTCTTCGTGGTCGCCGACCGGCTCGACGACCACGCCGTGAAGCTGCTGCGCACGCTGCAGTGCGGCGGCCACACCAAGGTGGCGCTGATCGCCGGGCAGATCGACGACAACGAGATCCTCACCGCGGTGGAGAACGGGGTCTGCGCGGTGGCCCGGCGCTCGGAGGTCAGCGCCGACGCGCTGGTGCGCCTGGCTCAGGCCGTGAACACCGGCGAGGGGGCGCTGCCGCCCGACCTGCTCGGCCGGCTGCTGGACCGGGTCGCCCGGCTCCAGCGCAACGTGCTCGAACCGCGGGGGCTGCACCTGGGCGGCACCTCCGCGCGGGAGACCGAAGTGCTGCGGCTGGTGGCGGAAGGCTTCTCCACCAAGGAGATCGCCGAGCAGCTCTGCTACTCGCAGCGCACCGTGAAGGCGATCATGCACGACATCACCAACCGCTTCCACCTGCGCAACCGCCCGCACGCCGTGGCCTACGCGCTGCGTGAAGGCCTTATCTGA